In the Novosphingobium sp. 9 genome, one interval contains:
- a CDS encoding OprO/OprP family phosphate-selective porin, whose translation MSRFLSPSCLALILAAGCLSPQPACAQSAGPAVASTSDAPNVEQDLAAMRAQLRAMSERIDDLEAQLQDARAQAAAVPPVAVQTPTAAPVPAPAPVPAAATATTVVWKGAPQLSTADGWSFKPRGRVQVDMASINAPNGLSGDANRQMGTGVELRRLYFGVDGTMPGGFGYRVEADFAASTVLLTDVYLTYDVTKDVRVTVGQHKPFWGLEELASDLNLTLMERSTFGQAFNFERRVGASVQYRHGIVLAQGGVFGDDAQALNSDYDKNWSLDGRLVLMPRLAGGTLHLGGSVHFNHAAAFNATITDRVRPFAHTTDIRLITTGAIPASGERGLALEGAYIAGRFHATAESYWQTVHRSDGADPTFTGGYAEVGYLLTKDETAYKDGIYERIRPKHGLDKGGLGAIQINTRYDWLDLDSAGIHGGRQKTASLSAVWILTDYVRMLADYGHVWVNGSAYTTPTGSADYELDVVGMRAQYDF comes from the coding sequence ATGTCGCGTTTCCTTTCGCCGTCCTGCCTTGCCCTGATCCTGGCCGCAGGCTGTCTCTCTCCGCAGCCCGCCTGCGCGCAAAGTGCCGGGCCAGCCGTGGCCTCGACCTCCGATGCGCCGAATGTGGAGCAGGACCTTGCCGCGATGCGCGCGCAGCTTCGCGCGATGAGCGAGAGGATCGATGATCTGGAAGCGCAGTTGCAGGACGCGCGGGCACAGGCTGCTGCGGTTCCGCCTGTCGCCGTCCAAACGCCGACCGCTGCCCCGGTTCCAGCCCCGGCGCCTGTTCCCGCCGCAGCAACGGCCACCACTGTCGTCTGGAAAGGGGCGCCGCAGCTTTCGACCGCCGATGGCTGGAGTTTCAAGCCGCGCGGGCGCGTGCAGGTGGACATGGCCTCGATCAATGCGCCGAACGGCCTTTCGGGCGACGCCAATCGCCAGATGGGCACGGGCGTCGAACTGCGACGACTTTATTTCGGGGTGGACGGCACGATGCCCGGCGGCTTCGGCTATCGCGTGGAGGCTGACTTCGCCGCTTCGACCGTACTGCTGACCGATGTCTATCTCACCTATGATGTCACGAAGGACGTGCGGGTGACGGTGGGCCAGCACAAGCCGTTCTGGGGGCTGGAGGAACTGGCCTCCGATCTCAACCTGACGCTGATGGAGCGCTCGACCTTCGGGCAGGCCTTCAACTTCGAGCGTCGGGTGGGCGCCAGCGTGCAGTATCGCCACGGTATCGTGCTGGCGCAGGGCGGAGTGTTCGGTGACGATGCGCAGGCCCTGAACAGCGATTACGACAAGAACTGGAGCCTCGACGGGCGGCTGGTGCTGATGCCGCGACTGGCAGGGGGCACGCTGCACCTGGGGGGCTCGGTGCATTTCAACCATGCCGCAGCCTTCAATGCCACGATCACCGACCGGGTGCGCCCCTTCGCGCACACCACCGATATCCGTCTGATCACCACCGGCGCCATTCCCGCCAGCGGCGAGCGGGGCCTTGCACTGGAAGGCGCCTATATCGCCGGGCGCTTTCACGCGACGGCGGAAAGCTACTGGCAGACGGTACACCGCAGCGATGGCGCCGATCCCACCTTCACCGGCGGCTATGCCGAAGTCGGCTATCTGCTGACGAAGGACGAGACCGCCTACAAGGACGGCATCTACGAGCGCATCCGCCCGAAGCACGGGCTCGACAAGGGCGGCCTTGGTGCGATCCAGATCAACACCCGCTACGACTGGCTCGACCTCGACAGTGCCGGCATCCATGGCGGACGGCAGAAAACCGCCAGTCTTTCGGCAGTCTGGATACTGACCGACTATGTGCGGATGCTGGCCGACTATGGCCACGTCTGGGTCAACGGCAGCGCCTATACGACGCCGACCGGCAGCGCGGACTATGAACTCGATGTGGTCGGCATGCGGGCGCAATATGACTTCTGA
- a CDS encoding sensor histidine kinase, protein MAVEGVNLLDHLQTPALVTSRGMVRFANAAARGVLGGHIMGQDVRIAIRDPRAVAVILSDEGGQARVPGLSTGSSVWEVDCRVIGPAERLVSLYDLSERVSVAKSHADFVANASHELRTPLANVIGYCETLMNPKAGGDEALRARFLDTIRHEAQRMQALISDLMSLSRIEAVKHEAPSDRVEVMALAQEVVGEFRGSAQVDFVAHSAEAPVTGDRGQLGQVLRNLIDNALKYGKEGGPVEVTVEAARTGWVLVTVRDEGEGIAPEHLPRITERFYRADTSRSRAVGGTGLGLSIVKHIVERHRGRFDVDSRPGRGTTASLMLPLREG, encoded by the coding sequence ATGGCCGTTGAAGGCGTGAACCTGCTTGATCACCTCCAGACCCCGGCGCTCGTGACGTCGCGCGGGATGGTGCGCTTTGCCAATGCGGCGGCGCGCGGCGTGCTGGGCGGGCACATCATGGGGCAGGACGTGCGCATAGCCATCCGCGATCCGCGCGCGGTGGCGGTGATCCTCTCGGACGAGGGCGGACAGGCGCGGGTGCCGGGGCTTTCGACCGGCTCCAGTGTGTGGGAAGTCGATTGCCGGGTGATCGGCCCGGCGGAGCGGCTGGTCAGCCTCTACGATCTGTCCGAGCGGGTCAGCGTGGCGAAGTCGCATGCCGATTTCGTCGCCAATGCCAGCCACGAACTGCGCACGCCGCTGGCCAATGTGATCGGCTATTGCGAGACGCTGATGAACCCCAAGGCCGGGGGAGACGAAGCCTTGCGCGCGCGCTTCCTCGACACCATCCGCCACGAGGCGCAGCGCATGCAGGCGCTGATCTCCGATCTCATGTCGCTGTCGCGGATCGAGGCGGTGAAGCACGAGGCGCCGTCCGACCGGGTCGAGGTGATGGCGCTGGCACAGGAAGTGGTCGGCGAGTTTCGCGGCAGCGCGCAGGTCGATTTCGTGGCGCACAGCGCAGAGGCGCCGGTGACGGGCGATCGCGGTCAGCTGGGGCAGGTGCTGCGCAACCTGATCGACAACGCGCTGAAGTACGGCAAGGAGGGCGGCCCGGTCGAAGTGACGGTGGAGGCTGCGCGCACCGGCTGGGTGCTCGTTACCGTGCGCGACGAGGGCGAGGGGATCGCGCCCGAACATCTCCCGCGCATCACCGAAAGGTTCTATCGCGCTGATACCAGTCGCAGCCGCGCGGTGGGCGGGACCGGGCTTGGCCTGTCGATCGTCAAGCACATCGTCGAGCGTCATCGCGGCCGATTCGATGTCGACAGTCGGCCCGGACGCGGCACCACCGCCTCGTTGATGCTGCCGCTGCGCGAAGGGTGA